One region of Solanum pennellii chromosome 6, SPENNV200 genomic DNA includes:
- the LOC107021063 gene encoding pyrophosphate-energized vacuolar membrane proton pump-like, which yields MGSALLSEYGTEIVIPICAVIGIVFSLVQWYLVSLVKLSPEQGGCSPRNNKNNGFNESLVEEEEGINDQNVVVKCAEIQNAISEGATSFLFTEYQYVGIFMVAFAVLIFVFLGSVEGFSTKSQPCTYNKEKMCKPALATAIFSTISFLLGAVTSVVSGFLGMKIATYANARTTLEARKGVGKAFITAFRSGAVMGFLLAANGLLVLYITINLFKLYYGDDWEGLFEAITGYGLGGSSMALFGRVGGGIYTKAADVGADLVGKVERNIPEDDPRNPAVIADNVGDNVGDIAGMGSDLFGSYAESSCAALVVASISSFGIDHDFTAMCYPLLISSMGILVCLITTLFATDFFEIKAVKEIEPALKHQLIISTALMTVGIAIVTWTCLPSSFTIFNFGTQKVVKNWQLFLCVAIGLWAGLIIGFVTEYYTSNAYSPVQDVADSCRTGAATNVIFGLALGYKSVIIPIFAIAIAIFVSFTFAAMYGIAVAALGMLSTIATGLAIDAYGPISDNAGGIAEMAGMSHRIRERTDALDAAGNTTAAIGKGFAIGSAALVSLALFGAFVSRASISTVDVLTPEVFIGLIVGAMLPYWFSAMTMKSVGSAALKMVEEVRRQFNTIPGLMEGLAKPDYATCVKISTDASIKEMIPPGALVMLTPLIVGIFFGVETLSGVLAGALVSGVQIAISASNTGGAWDNAKKYIEAGASEHARTLGPKGSEPHKAAVIGDTIGDPLKDTSGPSLNILIKLMAVESLVFAPFFATHGGILFKIF from the exons ATGGGATCGGCATTGTTGTCGGAATACGGTACAGAGATTGTAATTCCGATTTGCGCCGTTATCGGAATTGTGTTCTCTCTTGTACAATGGTACCTTGTCTCGCTTGTTAAACTGTCGCCTGAGCAGGGAGGTTGTTCTCCGAGAAACAACAAGAACAATGGATTCAACGAAAGTTTAGTTGAGGAAGAGGAAGGTATCAATGACCAGAACGTTGTTGTTAAGTGTGCCGAAATACAGAATGCCATCTCCGAAG GCGCAACATCCTTCCTTTTCACTGAATATCAGTATGTGGGTATCTTCATGGTTGCTTTTGCAGTCTTGATCTTCGTGTTCCTTGGCTCTGTTGAGGGCTTCAGCACCAAGAGCCAGCCATGCACTTACAACAAGGAGAAAATGTGCAAGCCAGCCCTTGCTACGGCCATCTTCAGCACAATATCCTTCTTGCTTGGTGCTGTCACTTCAGTTGTTTCTGGTTTCCTTGGGATGAAAATAGCAACATATGCAAACGCAAGGACAACTCTGGAAGCCAGAAAAGGAGTCGGGAAAGCTTTTATTACTGCATTCAGATCTGGTGCGGTAATGGGTTTTCTCCTAGCTGCCAATGGTCTTTTGGTTCTTTATATTACAATTAATCTCTTTAAGCTATACTATGGTGATGACTGGGAGGGCCTTTTTGAGGCAATTACTGGCTACGGGCTTGGTGGATCTTCCATGGCTCTTTTTGGTAGAGTTGGTGGTGGCATTTACACCAAGGCTGCCGATGTTGGTGCTGACCTTGTTGGAAAGGTTGAAAGGAACATTCCAGAAGATGATCCCAGAAATCCTGCT GTGATTGCTGACAATGTTGGTGATAATGTTGGGGACATTGCTGGAATGGGTTCTGATCTTTTTGGGTCATACGCGGAATCATCATGTGCTGCTCTTGTTGTGGCTTCCATCTCGTCTTTTGGAATAGATCATGATTTCACTGCAATGTGTTATCCCCTGCTCATAAGTTCTATGGGAATCCTTGTTTGTTTGATAACCACCCTTTTTGCAACTGACTTCTTCGAAATTAAGGCTGTCAAGGAAATTGAACCAGCCTTGAAGCACCAGCTTATCATCTCAACTGCTCTTATGACGGTGGGAATTGCAATTGTGACTTGGACTTGCCTTCCATCTTCCTTTACTATCTTCAATTTTGGCACACAAAAGGTTGTAAAGAACTG GCAACTGTTTTTATGTGTGGCTATTGGTCTTTGGGCTGGACTTATCATTGGATTTGTCACAGAGTACTATACTAGCAATGCTTACAG CCCTGTCCAAGATGTAGCTGACTCCTGCAGGACTGGAGCTGCAACCAATGTTATTTTTGGCCTTGCTCTTGGCTACAAATCTGTCATCATTCCTATCTTTGCCATTGCAATAGCTATCTTTGTCAGTTTTACTTTTGCCGCCATGTATGGTATCGCTGTTGCTGCTCTTGGAATGTTGAGTACCATTGCTACTGGATTGGCCATTGATGCATATGGGCCTATCAGTGACAATGCTGGAGGTATAGCTGAGATGGCTGGAATGAGCCACAGGATCCGTGAAAGAACTGATGCCCTTGATGCTGCTGGAAACACCACTGCTGCTATTGGCAAG GGATTTGCCATTGGATCCGCTGCACTTGTGTCCCTGGCCCTGTTTGGTGCTTTTGTGAGTCGGGCTTCAATTTCAACAGTCGATGTCTTGACCCCTGAGGTCTTCATTGGTTTGATTGTTGGTGCCATGCTTCCCTACTGGTTCTCTGCCATGACCATGAAGAGTGTCGGTAGTGCAGCTCTGAAGATGGTTGAGGAAGTTCGCCGACAATTTAACACCATCCCTGGTCTCATGGAAGGCCTTGCCAAGCCTGATTACGCTACTTGTGTTAAGATCTCGACTGATGCATCTATTAAAGAAATGATTCCCCCAGGTGCTCTGGTCATGCTTACGCCCCTCATAGTTGGAATTTTCTTCGGAGTGGAGACTCTTTCTGGTGTTCTTGCCGGTGCTTTGGTTTCTGGTGTTCAG ATTGCAATATCTGCATCAAACACTGGTGGTGCATGGGACAATGCCAAGAAGTATATTGAG GCTGGTGCTTCGGAGCATGCAAGGACCCTTGGCCCAAAGGGTTCTGAACCACACAAAGCTGCGGTTATTGGTGACACCATTGGTGATCCTCTGAAGGATACTTCAGGTCCATCACTCAATATCCTAATCAAGCTGATGGCAGTAGAGTCACTTGTCTTTGCTCCATTCTTTGCAACACACGGCGGTATACTTTTCAAGATTTTCTAA
- the LOC107021894 gene encoding protein SRG1-like, with the protein MAAYAVPPVEELLSKRVQEMVLHGEEPLGPYICRSGEDVGEKQDIMDTSPIPIIDLNLLSCSATSVSKREQELEKLGSALSSWGCFQGIGHGISASLLDKIRQVSREFFKQPMEEKNKYAKSLVDFQGYGADPIPEQGQSLDWSDRLFLEVFPEDGRQYNFWPQIPISFREVLEDYSEKMKMVTEITSKAMAKSLKLEETCFLEQFGKKAQLHARFNYYSPCQRPDLVLGLKPHADGTGYTIILQDEVGLQVLKDGKWYTVPKNPTALLVLMGDQMEIMSNGIFKSPVHRVVSNSERDRISVAIFYTPELGKEIGPEDDLVNVDRPRIYKKVTDYAETHWKFYQRGMRALHTAHI; encoded by the exons ATGGCTGCATATGCAGTTCCACCTGTAGAGGAGTTGCTGTCAAAACGAGTTCAAGAAATGGTCCTTCACGGGGAGGAGCCACTTGGACCTTATATTTGCAGAAGTGGTGAAGATGTTGGTGAAAAACAAGACATCATGGATACTTCTCCAATTCCTATAATTGATCTAAACCTCCTGTCTTGTTCAGCAACATCAGTTAGCAAACGCGAACAAGAGTTGGAGAAACTTGGGTCAGCTCTATCTTCTTGGGGATGTTTTCAG GGAATAGGACACGGAATTTCAGCTTCTTTACTGGACAAGATCCGCCAAGTTTCAAGGGAATTCTTCAAACAGCCAATGGAAGAGAAGAACAAGTATGCTAAATCACTTGTTGATTTCCAAGGTTATGGAGCTGATCCTATTCCAGAACAAGGTCAGTCCCTTGATTGGTCTGATCGTCTCTTCCTCGAGGTGTTCCCTGAAGATGGTAGACAGTATAACTTCTGGCCACAAATCCCAATATCATTCAG AGAGGTGTTGGAAGATTATTCTGAGAAAATGAAGATGGTCACAGAAATTACCTCTAAAGCTATGGCAAAGTCATTGAAACTGGAAGAAACTTGCTTCTTAGAACAGTTTGGAAAAAAAGCGCAACTGCATGCAAGGTTTAACTACTACTCACCATGTCAGAGGCCTGATCTGGTTCTTGGCTTAAAACCCCATGCTGATGGAACAGGATACACTATTATTTTACAAGATGAAGTAGGACTCCAAGTGCTCAAGGATGGAAAATGGTATACAGTACCAAAAAATCCTACAGCTCTGCTTGTTCTCATGGGTGATCAAATGGAG ATAATGAGCAATGGAATATTCAAGAGCCCGGTGCATAGGGTAGTGAGTAATTCAGAGAGGGATAGAATTTCTGTCGCAATATTCTACACACCTGAATTAGGGAAAGAAATCGGACCAGAAGATGACTTAGTTAATGTGGATAGACCAAGGATATACAAGAAAGTGACAGATTATGCAGAAACTCACTGGAAGTTTTACCAGCGTGGCATGAGAGCACTACACACTGCACACATTTAG
- the LOC107021103 gene encoding DEAD-box ATP-dependent RNA helicase 35-like isoform X1, whose protein sequence is MADHLNMEIEEEDDYVEYVPVAKRRAIEAQKILQRKGKSEAFEEEEEKIKLVEAKPSLLVKASQLKKEQPEISHAEQVFQQEKEMIEHLSDKKTLMSVRELAKGITYTEPLRTGWKPPLAIRRNSKKACDAIRKQWHIIVEGDDVTPPIKNFKDMRFPEPILKKLRAKGIIQPTPIQVQGLPVILSGRDMIGIAFTGSGKTLVFVLPLIMVALQEEIMMPIAPGEGPFGLIICPSRELARQTYEVIEQFIEPLMESGYPELRPLLCIGGVDMKSQVDVVKRGVHIVVATPGRLKDLLAKKKMNLDNCRYLTLDEADRLVDLGFEDDIREVFDHFKAQRQTLLFSATMPTKIQNFARNALVKPVIVNVGRAGAANLDVIQEVEYVKQEAKIVYLLECLQKTPPPVLVFCENKADVDDIHEYLLLKGVEAVAVHGGKDQEEREYAIAAFKACKKDVLVATDVASKGLDFPDIQHVINYDMPAEIENYVHRIGRTGRCGKTGIATTFINKNQSETTLLDLKHLLQEAKQRIPPVLAELNDPMDDVDAITDASGVKGCAYCGGLGHRIRDCPKLDHQRSQQIANSRRDYFGSGGYRGEI, encoded by the exons ATGGCAGACCACTTAAATATG GAGATTGAAGAGGAGGATGATTATGTTGAGTATGTACCAGTTGCCAAGCGCAGGGCAATTGAGGCCCAAAAGATCCTTCAGCGCAAGGGGAAATCTGAAGCATTTGAAGAAGAGGAGGAGAAAATAAAGCTTGTTGAAGCGAAGCCTAGTTTACTTGTGAAGGCATCTCAGTTAAAGAAAGAGCAACCTGAGATAAGTCATGCTGAACAAGTGTTTCAGCAAGAGAAGGAGATGATTGAGCATTTATCTGATAAGAAAACGTTGATGTCTGTTCGGGAACTAGCCAAGGGAATTACTTATACAGAGCCTTTACGCACTGGGTGGAAGCCACCCTTAGCCATCAGACGGAACTCGAAGAAAGCTTGTGATGCCATTCGAAAACAGTGGCATATCATTGTGGAAGGGGATGATGTTACCCCACCAATCAAGAACTTCAAGGATATGAGGTTCCCTGAACCAATTCTGAAGAAACTCAGAGCAAAGGGTATTATTCAGCCAACGCCAATCCAAGTGCAGGGGCTTCCAGTAATTTTATCAGGTCGGGATATGATAGGTATAGCTTTCACAGGTTCAGGTAAGACATTAGTTTTTGTGCTGCCGCTTATCATGGTGGCATTGCAAGAAGAAATTATGATGCCTATTGCCCCAGGGGAAGGACCATTTGGCTTGATTATTTGTCCATCTAGAGAGCTTGCCAGACAGACTTATGAAGTTATAGAACAGTTTATAGAACCTCTGATGGAGAGTGGTTATCCGGAATTGAGGCCTTTGCTATGCATTGGTGGAGTTGATATGAAGTCCCAGGTTGATGTTGTGAAGAGGGGAGTTCATATTGTTGTTGCTACTCCTGGAAGACTGAAAGATCTGCTAGCGAAGAAGAAAATGAACCTTGACAACTGCAG ATACTTGACGCTTGATGAGGCAGACAGACTGGTAGATCTTGGTTTTGAAGATGATATTAGGGAGGTGTTTGATCATTTCAAAGCTCAAAGACAAACTCTTCTATTTTCTGCTACAATGCCCACAAAGATCCAAAACTTTGCAAGAAATGCACTTGTTAAACCAGTAATTGTGAATGTGGGCAGAGCTGGAGCAGCCAATCTTGATGTGATCCAGGAAGTGGAGTATGTGAAGCAGGAGGCCAAGATTGTTTACCTTCTCGAATGCTTGCAAAAAACACCTCCTCCTGTTCTGGTTTTCTGTGAGAATAAGGCTGATGTGGATGATATCCATGAGTATTTGCTCTTAAAAGGAGTTGAAGCTGTGGCTGTTCATGGAGGCAAGGATCAAGAAGAGAGAGAATATGCAATTGCAGCTTTCAAAGCATGCAAGAAAGATGTTTTAGTTGCCACTGACGTTGCCTCAAAGGGGCTGGATTTTCCTGATATTCAACATGTGATTAACTATGATATGCCTGCTGAAATTGAAAACTATGTGCACAGGATTGGACGAACAGGACGATGTGGAAAAACAGGAATTGCCACCACATTTATTAACAAGAACCAGAGCGAAACAACTCTGCTTGATCTAAAGCACTTGCTGCAAGAAGCAAAGCAGAGAATCCCTCCAGTCCTTGCAGAGCTCAATGATCCCATGGATGATGTTGATGCCATCACAGATGCAAGTGGAGTAAAGGGTTGTGCATATTGTGGTGGGCTTGGTCATCGTATTCGGGACTGTCCCAAACTAGACCACCAAAGAAGTCAACAAATTGCAAATTCAAGGCGGGACTACTTCGGCTCTGGAGGTTATCGTGGAGAAATTTGA
- the LOC107021103 gene encoding DEAD-box ATP-dependent RNA helicase 35-like isoform X2 — translation MIEHLSDKKTLMSVRELAKGITYTEPLRTGWKPPLAIRRNSKKACDAIRKQWHIIVEGDDVTPPIKNFKDMRFPEPILKKLRAKGIIQPTPIQVQGLPVILSGRDMIGIAFTGSGKTLVFVLPLIMVALQEEIMMPIAPGEGPFGLIICPSRELARQTYEVIEQFIEPLMESGYPELRPLLCIGGVDMKSQVDVVKRGVHIVVATPGRLKDLLAKKKMNLDNCRYLTLDEADRLVDLGFEDDIREVFDHFKAQRQTLLFSATMPTKIQNFARNALVKPVIVNVGRAGAANLDVIQEVEYVKQEAKIVYLLECLQKTPPPVLVFCENKADVDDIHEYLLLKGVEAVAVHGGKDQEEREYAIAAFKACKKDVLVATDVASKGLDFPDIQHVINYDMPAEIENYVHRIGRTGRCGKTGIATTFINKNQSETTLLDLKHLLQEAKQRIPPVLAELNDPMDDVDAITDASGVKGCAYCGGLGHRIRDCPKLDHQRSQQIANSRRDYFGSGGYRGEI, via the exons ATGATTGAGCATTTATCTGATAAGAAAACGTTGATGTCTGTTCGGGAACTAGCCAAGGGAATTACTTATACAGAGCCTTTACGCACTGGGTGGAAGCCACCCTTAGCCATCAGACGGAACTCGAAGAAAGCTTGTGATGCCATTCGAAAACAGTGGCATATCATTGTGGAAGGGGATGATGTTACCCCACCAATCAAGAACTTCAAGGATATGAGGTTCCCTGAACCAATTCTGAAGAAACTCAGAGCAAAGGGTATTATTCAGCCAACGCCAATCCAAGTGCAGGGGCTTCCAGTAATTTTATCAGGTCGGGATATGATAGGTATAGCTTTCACAGGTTCAGGTAAGACATTAGTTTTTGTGCTGCCGCTTATCATGGTGGCATTGCAAGAAGAAATTATGATGCCTATTGCCCCAGGGGAAGGACCATTTGGCTTGATTATTTGTCCATCTAGAGAGCTTGCCAGACAGACTTATGAAGTTATAGAACAGTTTATAGAACCTCTGATGGAGAGTGGTTATCCGGAATTGAGGCCTTTGCTATGCATTGGTGGAGTTGATATGAAGTCCCAGGTTGATGTTGTGAAGAGGGGAGTTCATATTGTTGTTGCTACTCCTGGAAGACTGAAAGATCTGCTAGCGAAGAAGAAAATGAACCTTGACAACTGCAG ATACTTGACGCTTGATGAGGCAGACAGACTGGTAGATCTTGGTTTTGAAGATGATATTAGGGAGGTGTTTGATCATTTCAAAGCTCAAAGACAAACTCTTCTATTTTCTGCTACAATGCCCACAAAGATCCAAAACTTTGCAAGAAATGCACTTGTTAAACCAGTAATTGTGAATGTGGGCAGAGCTGGAGCAGCCAATCTTGATGTGATCCAGGAAGTGGAGTATGTGAAGCAGGAGGCCAAGATTGTTTACCTTCTCGAATGCTTGCAAAAAACACCTCCTCCTGTTCTGGTTTTCTGTGAGAATAAGGCTGATGTGGATGATATCCATGAGTATTTGCTCTTAAAAGGAGTTGAAGCTGTGGCTGTTCATGGAGGCAAGGATCAAGAAGAGAGAGAATATGCAATTGCAGCTTTCAAAGCATGCAAGAAAGATGTTTTAGTTGCCACTGACGTTGCCTCAAAGGGGCTGGATTTTCCTGATATTCAACATGTGATTAACTATGATATGCCTGCTGAAATTGAAAACTATGTGCACAGGATTGGACGAACAGGACGATGTGGAAAAACAGGAATTGCCACCACATTTATTAACAAGAACCAGAGCGAAACAACTCTGCTTGATCTAAAGCACTTGCTGCAAGAAGCAAAGCAGAGAATCCCTCCAGTCCTTGCAGAGCTCAATGATCCCATGGATGATGTTGATGCCATCACAGATGCAAGTGGAGTAAAGGGTTGTGCATATTGTGGTGGGCTTGGTCATCGTATTCGGGACTGTCCCAAACTAGACCACCAAAGAAGTCAACAAATTGCAAATTCAAGGCGGGACTACTTCGGCTCTGGAGGTTATCGTGGAGAAATTTGA
- the LOC107021242 gene encoding triphosphate tunel metalloenzyme 3-like, protein MANALKISPFLKILTFSSLCRTLHSAISTSPKPSITSMEVEVKLRLPNAVTHQRVSSILSPYHLKTHAQENIFFDGANSELSSKLAVLRLRFYDLDTQCIISLKAKPVISNGISRIEEDEEPIDPSIGRACVSEPWRLPLIDSSRIMRRVKEEYGIGEKGLVCLGGFRNVRAVYEWSGLKLELDETHYDFGMNYEIECESSDPEKAKDLLEEFLKIHGIEYSYSNVSKFAIFRSRKLPQ, encoded by the coding sequence ATGGCCAACGCATTAAAAATATCACCATTTCTCAAAATCCTCACCTTTTCATCACTCTGCAGAACCCTACATTCCGCCATATCCACATCTCCAAAACCCTCAATTACCTCCATGGAAGTAGAAGTCAAGCTACGTTTACCAAACGCTGTCACTCACCAACGTGTCTCCTCAATTCTCTCACCTTACCACCTCAAAACTCACGCCCAAGAGAACATCTTCTTTGACGGAGCCAACTCCGAACTCTCCTCCAAACTCGCCGTTCTCCGCCTCCGATTCTACGATCTCGACACCCAATGCATTATCTCCCTCAAGGCTAAACCCGTAATTTCAAACGGTATCAGTCGcattgaagaagatgaagaaccTATTGACCCTTCTATAGGCCGGGCGTGTGTTTCGGAGCCGTGGCGGTTACCGTTGATTGATTCTTCGAGGATAATGCGGAGGGTGAAAGAAGAGTATGGAATTGGGGAAAAGGGTTTGGTTTGTTTGGGCGGGTTTAGGAATGTGAGAGCGGTGTATGAGTGGAGCGGGTTGAAATTGGAGCTAGATGAAACACATTATGATTTTGGAATGAATTATGAGATTGAATGTGAGAGTAGTGATCCTGAAAAAGCTAAGGATTTGCTTGAGGAGTTTTTGAAGATTCATGGTATTGAATATTCCTACTCCAATGTTTCTAAATTTGCCATTTTTCGCTCTAGAAAATTGCCTCAGTAA
- the LOC107021243 gene encoding phosphopantothenoylcysteine decarboxylase subunit VHS3-like isoform X2, which yields MDMETFPTSNVAVQTMICSLLLQTAQKSLLSLLLMIEFLRLYPDLVVVERRSYYRFPFGELKEGTVPDNEPKDSSETDDENEDTDNDEDDDAEDEEVSDDDDEDSDGDDADANEGSDDDSDEEEDDDDDSDDEDEDDEDDEDDEEEDNQPPYTKMK from the exons ATGGACATGGAGACATTTCCCACCAGCAATGTGGCTGTGCAGACAATGATTTGCTCATTGCTGCTTCAAACTGCTCAAAaatctcttctttctcttctctTAATG ATTGAGTTTCTACGCTTGTACCCGGACCTTGTTGTAGTAGAGAGGAG ATCATATTATAGGTTTCCTTTTGGTGAGCTTAAAGAAGGTACGGTGCCAGATAACGAACCTAAGGATTCAAGTGAAActgatgatgaaaatgaagacACTGAtaatgatgaggatgatgatgctgaagatgaagaagtaagtgatgatgatgatgaggattcTGATGGAGATGATGCTGATGCAAATGAAGGTAGTGATGATGATTccgatgaagaagaagatgatgatgatgattctgATGAcgaggatgaggatgatgaaGATGACGAGGATGACGAGGAAGAAGATAATCAACCACCATATacaaagatgaaatga
- the LOC107021243 gene encoding acidic leucine-rich nuclear phosphoprotein 32 family member B-like isoform X1 produces MDMETFPTSNVAVQTMICSLLLQTAQKSLLSLLLMIEFLRLYPDLVVVERRYPKIMFFSFLFIFLFVCEFECSLDPRSYYRFPFGELKEGTVPDNEPKDSSETDDENEDTDNDEDDDAEDEEVSDDDDEDSDGDDADANEGSDDDSDEEEDDDDDSDDEDEDDEDDEDDEEEDNQPPYTKMK; encoded by the exons ATGGACATGGAGACATTTCCCACCAGCAATGTGGCTGTGCAGACAATGATTTGCTCATTGCTGCTTCAAACTGCTCAAAaatctcttctttctcttctctTAATG ATTGAGTTTCTACGCTTGTACCCGGACCTTGTTGTAGTAGAGAGGAGGTACCCAAAAATTATGTTCTtctcttttctatttatattcCTTTTTGTATGTGAGTTTGAGTGTTCATTGGATCCCAGATCATATTATAGGTTTCCTTTTGGTGAGCTTAAAGAAGGTACGGTGCCAGATAACGAACCTAAGGATTCAAGTGAAActgatgatgaaaatgaagacACTGAtaatgatgaggatgatgatgctgaagatgaagaagtaagtgatgatgatgatgaggattcTGATGGAGATGATGCTGATGCAAATGAAGGTAGTGATGATGATTccgatgaagaagaagatgatgatgatgattctgATGAcgaggatgaggatgatgaaGATGACGAGGATGACGAGGAAGAAGATAATCAACCACCATATacaaagatgaaatga
- the LOC107021243 gene encoding phosphopantothenoylcysteine decarboxylase subunit VHS3-like isoform X3, with amino-acid sequence MDMETFPTSNVAVQTMICSLLLQTAQKSLLSLLLMIEFLRLYPDLVVVERRFPFGELKEGTVPDNEPKDSSETDDENEDTDNDEDDDAEDEEVSDDDDEDSDGDDADANEGSDDDSDEEEDDDDDSDDEDEDDEDDEDDEEEDNQPPYTKMK; translated from the exons ATGGACATGGAGACATTTCCCACCAGCAATGTGGCTGTGCAGACAATGATTTGCTCATTGCTGCTTCAAACTGCTCAAAaatctcttctttctcttctctTAATG ATTGAGTTTCTACGCTTGTACCCGGACCTTGTTGTAGTAGAGAGGAG GTTTCCTTTTGGTGAGCTTAAAGAAGGTACGGTGCCAGATAACGAACCTAAGGATTCAAGTGAAActgatgatgaaaatgaagacACTGAtaatgatgaggatgatgatgctgaagatgaagaagtaagtgatgatgatgatgaggattcTGATGGAGATGATGCTGATGCAAATGAAGGTAGTGATGATGATTccgatgaagaagaagatgatgatgatgattctgATGAcgaggatgaggatgatgaaGATGACGAGGATGACGAGGAAGAAGATAATCAACCACCATATacaaagatgaaatga
- the LOC107022568 gene encoding uncharacterized protein LOC107022568 has translation MDWFSWLSKTELEPSLVYEYGLAFAHNELEQDDIAYFNHEFLQSMGISIAKHRLEILKLAKKERGNVPNSMSKFLLVMKRTKKRFSKYFRTWIHRDESALALVSRRSYSSRIWKRTKMMKRNKSVVAPAKHTSTTLLLTNGSPIFMSSSLRMDSFSSAMVHEKMEVDCGDYWGSSVVEQIKWDSMFQNMKPT, from the coding sequence ATGGATTGGTTTTCTTGGCTGTCGAAAACAGAACTAGAGCCATCTCTTGTTTATGAATATGGTCTAGCATTTGCTCATAATGAGCTAGAACAAGACGATATCGCGTATTTCAATCACGAGTTCCTTCAAAGCATGGGCATTTCTATAGCCAAACACAGGCTAGAAATCCTCAAACTTGCCAAGAAAGAACGAGGAAATGTTCCGAATTCAATGTCAAAGTTTCTCCTGGTAATGAAACGTACGAAGAAACGTTTTTCAAAGTATTTTAGGACGTGGATTCATCGCGATGAGTCAGCACTTGCACTTGTGTCAAGAAGAAGTTATAGTTCAAGAATATGGAAGAGgacaaaaatgatgaaaaggaacAAGAGTGTTGTGGCACCAGCAAAACATACTAGTACTACTTTGTTGCTTACAAATGGTAGTCCAATATTTATGTCGAGTTCATTAAGAATGGATAGTTTTTCGAGCGCGATGGTTCATGAGAAGATGGAGGTTGATTGTGGTGATTATTGGGGTTCTTCTGTAGTTGAACAGATCAAGTGGGATTCAATGTTTCAAAATATGAAACCAACTTGa